From Proteus vulgaris:
GAAAACTGGAAAGTTAGACATGCAGTTAGAGAGATCATTGCTAATGCATTAGATGAGCAGATATTAACGAATACAGATCAAGTTCAAATATCAAACAATGGGAATAACTGGATTATCAGGGATTTTGGTAGAGGCATCACTTATACTCATTTAACTCAGAACGAGAATCAAGAAAAACTAAATGCTCGAAATGTTATTGGTCGATTCGGCATAGGGCTAAAAGATGCTTTGGCAACATTTGAGCGACATGGGATTGAATGCTTAATAAAATCAAAGTATGGCATTATAAAAACTACAAAAATGACCAAGCAGGGTTTTGGCGATATAACTACGCTACATGCAATTATTGAAGAGCCACTAGATACAGAATTTATTGGTACAGAAGTAAAGTTAAGTAACATTGATGACAATGAAGTAGAGGAAGCTAAATTACTTTTTCTTAACTTCAGTGGCTCTAAAGTTATAGATACCACTGGGTATGGGCAGGTAATTGAGAATAATGGTGATGAAGGAAAAATTTATATAAATGGTGTGTTAGTTGCCAGAGAAGAAAACTTTTTGTTCTCATACAATATTACTCGTCTTAATACCCAATTAAAAAAATCAATTAATAGAGAAAGAACTAATGTTGGTCGTAGTGCTTATACTGACACAGTAAAAAGAATCCTATTATCGTCTAAGAACGAAGTTGTGATCGATAAGCTTGCTGATGATATGGCTGGTTATGAATATGGAACTATGCATGATGAGTTATCATGGATTGATGTGCAAGAGCATGCTGTATCGATTTTGAATTCATCAGAAAGTGTGATGTTTGTTACTTCTGAAGAGGGGATGATGCATAGTTCTCTGATTGATGAGGCTAGGGCGAACGGAGTAAGAATAGTCACTATTCCTCATAATTTAAGAATGCGAATTGCAGACTCTAAAGATATTGAGGGGAACATCATAAATGATATAAATAATTTCAAACAAGTATATAACAATAGTTTTGTATTTTCATTTATAAATGAAACGGCACTTTCTAAAGCAGAAAAAGAAATTTATCAATATAAGAATGAAATAGTTAGGATATTTGGTGATCTACCTGACGGCGTGGTTGATATACAACTTTCTGATACTATGCGGTTAGATGATATGACAATGAGAGAGACATTAGGCTGTTGGGATCCTAATTCAAAATGTATTGTGCTGTCACGAAAAACACTAAAGTCACTTTCTATGTTTAGTGGAACTCTGGTTCACGAATTAGTACATGCAAAAACTGGACTTCCCGATGTGAATAGAGAGTTTGAGAGTGTGCTCACTGATGAAATAGGCAATGCATATCACTTATTGTTAATAAATAAAAAAAGCAATGAAATTAATGACAATAATATAATAGAAATAAAAAAACCTTGGTATAAGTTTTGGTAATAGCAATAATTAATAGGTGTTAAATCTGCTATCAATTGCATCATAAATAACTAAATTAAAAACAAGTTAATTAACGAGGATGATGTTGTGAAAAAATACTAATTTTTACTGCAATTTTGTTTGCATACACTAATGTATTAGCTGGTGAATGTATTGGTAGTGGCGCATACCGAATATGTACTGATTCAACAAAGAATTCAGACGGAGATGAGACGATCCGATCTCATGATAATCAAGGAAACTCTTATTCAATAACGTCAGGAAATAGAGATAATCCTGATGGATCAACAGAAGTATTTTCTGTTGATAGTGGGGGTAACAAATATTCCATTAAAAGCTGGTGCGATAGTTCGGGCTGTCATACTGAAGATAGTGAAGGAAATAAATGTACGATCACTAAATCAGGCGAAATGATTGGTTGTTAATTATTTTATATATATCGCCAGATACAATGAAAAAGAATTTTGTTTTTCTCAGTATGCCATCGATTGCTAAAGAAAATAGAAAGTTATCGGATGTTGCTGAAGTGGTTTGCGCTAATTATGACGATAAGAATTCGTGCGAGGGATTTGTTAATACGTCAATAATTGTCCGCATTGAGCAAGGTAGAGTTAGTGTGATTTGATGAAAAAATATCTGATGACCAAAAAGATAGATGTAATGAATCTAAGCAGGTATTACAAGCTGCTTAACTAAAAGTGTCCAACTTTATGGGATCACTTCAAGTTAGCAGATTTTTTTGTTTTCTTCATTCTTTACCATATTTAGTTAAAATAAGAACAAAAATTGAATGCCTAAGATCACATATCATGCCTCTTAATTGAGGTTTTTCTGGTTATTTTGATAGTCTCATCAGGAATATTAATATTTCTTGGTGATGACATGAAATCAAAAACATTAGGTTTAGATCTTCTGTATTGGCAATTTGTTGATCTTGCAATAAACAAAGAG
This genomic window contains:
- a CDS encoding ATP-binding protein encodes the protein MSTKAFDLNIEKILENWKVRHAVREIIANALDEQILTNTDQVQISNNGNNWIIRDFGRGITYTHLTQNENQEKLNARNVIGRFGIGLKDALATFERHGIECLIKSKYGIIKTTKMTKQGFGDITTLHAIIEEPLDTEFIGTEVKLSNIDDNEVEEAKLLFLNFSGSKVIDTTGYGQVIENNGDEGKIYINGVLVAREENFLFSYNITRLNTQLKKSINRERTNVGRSAYTDTVKRILLSSKNEVVIDKLADDMAGYEYGTMHDELSWIDVQEHAVSILNSSESVMFVTSEEGMMHSSLIDEARANGVRIVTIPHNLRMRIADSKDIEGNIINDINNFKQVYNNSFVFSFINETALSKAEKEIYQYKNEIVRIFGDLPDGVVDIQLSDTMRLDDMTMRETLGCWDPNSKCIVLSRKTLKSLSMFSGTLVHELVHAKTGLPDVNREFESVLTDEIGNAYHLLLINKKSNEINDNNIIEIKKPWYKFW